One Hevea brasiliensis isolate MT/VB/25A 57/8 chromosome 5, ASM3005281v1, whole genome shotgun sequence genomic region harbors:
- the LOC110656750 gene encoding 40S ribosomal protein S24-1: MADKAVTIRTRKFMTNRLLSRKQFIIDVLHPGRPNVSKVELKEKLASLYEVKDPNTIFVFKFRTHFGGGKSTGFGLIYDSVENAKKYEPKYRLIRNGLDTKVEKSRKQLKERKNRAKKIRGVKKTKASDAAKGGKKK, encoded by the exons ATGGCGGACAAGGCGGTTACTATTCGTACCAGGAAGTTCATGACCAACCGGCTCCTATCCAGGAAGCAATTT ATAATTGATGTTCTTCACCCTGGAAGGCCCAATGTTTCCAAG GTGGAACTGAAGGAGAAGCTAGCAAGCTTGTATGAGGTGAAGGATCCCAACACAATTTTTGTGTTTAAGTTCAGGACTCATTTTGGAGGTGGGAAATCCACTGGGTTTGGGCTGATTTATGATTCAGTTGAGAATGCAAAGAAGTATGAGCCCAAGTACAGACTCATCAGG AATGGACTTGACACTAAAGTAGAGAAGTCAAGGAAGCAATTGAAGGAGAGAAAGAACAGGGCCAAGAAGATTCGTGGAGTAAAGAAG ACAAAGGCTAGTGATGCTGCCAAGGGAGGAAAGAAGAAATAA